A genomic stretch from Acidobacteriota bacterium includes:
- a CDS encoding RNA ligase family protein, producing MPGVNIRGDKVLTESERDEFLTHEVTIEEKVDGANLGLSFDADGNIRAQNRGAYLHLPGSGQWKKLGEWLAFHTDALFEHLSDRYILFGEWCYARHSVFYDRLPDWFLAFDIYDREAGRFLATARRDRLLDEMQIIKIPCIARGRFNYPEIRGLLSQSKLTNQPAEGIYLRIDHGHWLEHRAKLVRPTFIQAVEQHWSSSAIKPNRLKTGTNLSNNRRSLS from the coding sequence ATGCCGGGGGTTAACATCAGGGGTGATAAGGTTCTGACAGAATCAGAACGTGATGAATTCCTGACGCATGAGGTGACCATAGAAGAAAAAGTGGACGGAGCAAACCTGGGGCTCTCGTTTGATGCCGATGGGAATATCCGCGCCCAGAACAGGGGGGCCTATTTGCATCTGCCCGGCTCAGGACAGTGGAAAAAACTTGGCGAATGGCTGGCGTTCCACACCGATGCGCTTTTCGAGCATCTCTCTGACCGATACATCCTGTTTGGCGAGTGGTGCTATGCCCGGCACTCAGTTTTTTACGATCGTCTGCCGGACTGGTTTCTCGCCTTTGATATTTATGACCGGGAGGCAGGTCGCTTTCTGGCCACGGCGCGCCGGGATCGGCTCTTAGATGAAATGCAAATTATCAAAATACCATGCATTGCGCGCGGTCGGTTTAACTATCCCGAGATTCGAGGACTCTTATCGCAATCAAAACTGACCAATCAGCCTGCTGAAGGGATTTATTTGCGAATTGATCACGGTCACTGGCTTGAACATCGAGCCAAACTTGTTCGCCCCACATTTATACAGGCAGTTGAACAACATTGGTCGAGTTCCGCCATCAAGCCGAACCGTCTAAAGACAGGAACGAATCTCTCGAATAATCGACGGAGCTTATCTTGA